The Diabrotica undecimpunctata isolate CICGRU chromosome 3, icDiaUnde3, whole genome shotgun sequence genome includes the window CTCTTAAAATATGCTTCTGTTTTCTAAATTTGCCTCTTTGAGGTGACCTCTCAAAGCTATCTTGAAAGCTCCATAAAACCTTGTACAATTTATAATTCAATTCTTATCCACTTTTTCATTGTGTTAAAAGTTATCCCGAGTATTCCGATAAGCTGAATTTAACTtggtttttatatttaacttatcAAGTATTGAAAAGCTAAAAACATTATTTGGACTTTACATTTTTCATAGGATTTCATTTTATCCCATATATGAATAAGATTGTCAATGCTTTTGTTTGACCAAGTCTCTCCACCAAACAAAActcttaaaaaacaaaacagtttaGTAGCTTGTTCGCAACCACACAACCAGCTATTTTTATataatagttttattaattttacaacAACGAAGTTTTTGTCTATTTCcactttgtttttcaatttttaaatcggGTATAGGCTGACCTAGTTCTTtagtttatagtttttttttaaggaaaaacCACCAATAGAGATTTTTAAGATAGTTTGATTCAttgttaattaataaattaaaccagattttacAGTATTACTATATAAAAATTAAGGTGTAAACTATTCATTGACTGTAGCTGTACCATGTTTAAAGGCTCTAGaagttttctataaaaaaaagaaaagacaaaagaaaataaaaatataagaagaagaaaacctgttGTCCTTAAATCTAATAGGGTTCTCCTTATACATGCACGAACCTATGTTCTAAGTTTTAAGTCTCTAGGACTTTTccttgtaaaaaaagaaaaatgatacctatattagaagaaaaaggcagtggtttattaatatttttttttatattatttcatttatattataGTAAAACATTTCAATTAATTATTACCTACATTTCCCACTGGTATCATCTGTTGACAGATCTGTAAAAACCTAAGTTTTCCACAGATATAGACTGAAGATGTAAGGACAAAACTTGTTAATTATATTAGATATTTCCAATACACCTGTAAACTTAATAGTTTATACAGCAATTTTTTAACATCTTATATGATTGCTGCAATTATAAAATAGgataatatttccatttctcTTGTATTAATAGTTTATACAGCTATTCTAATATCTTCTATGATTGAAAAGAGACAGAAATGCAAACATCGAATTGCTTTGATGAGTTTTGCTCAGTTGCCTGAAAACTAATATAATTATGCAAAAGTTCTTTAGAGATTAATAAATGCTTAAAAATGTTGATAGTAACTTGATAGTAACTATCATTCGGATCAAACTTCGAGCACAACAACACCAGAAAATAACAAATGTGTGGCAAATCAAATTTCTGCTACAATGTAGGAAGGATAAACTATTGTTAAATTATGAACGAAAGTCAGATACATGtctgtaaagttagcatatcTATTTTATAAGGCCGTTAGCTTTATACCTAATAGCATAATaattgtttctcggaaacggttgcgattggttaatataccaatcaataacaattaattagtaataaaatatgTCGCCAAGGTTGGCCCTATACCCCTTTTCCTTGCCGAGatatggctatgctagctttactgTAAAGTTAGCATACCCACTGTTTCTCGGAAACAGTTACATCAATACATTTTTTCTTTCCATaaaaaattagcaataaattatagtGTTGGTGTGAATTCAGCATTATAAAATGGATATACTAACTTTGCAGACATGTCAGATACATTTATGACAgaacttatataaaaaaaaaaaaaaaaaaattttaatttactaatatatatattaaaatttatctTCTACAGGTTTTAATTATTGTATTTCAGGTTTTCTAAAGGCAAAATTAGCGTTTGCTACTGAAAGGTATGATGAAGTTATATCGGCATGCACAGAAGAACTGAATCTTAGTGAGTCTGAATCACAGTACAAATTTGAAGCCTTATCCCTTAGAGCATCATTTTATTTCCTCACTGGTCAGTTCAAGGAGGCTTTAGAAGACCTTACATTTATAATAGACTCTAAAGAAGCAGATCTTCTCATCAAGATAAATTCTCTAATAAAGAGGTCTTCAATTTACATGCAGACAGAAAAAATCCAGGATTGTCTTGCTGACTTTGAAAAAGCTGCTGAATTAGGTCCAGAAGTATCAGGTAATTAAAAAGTAGATATATCGGGGGATATAAAAACGTAtcataatataaaaagtaaaaatatataaatataaatgtatATCTGAATCATgccataatattatttatatctaaaaaacaatatattattgtcgtgtttatgacaacattctatttttattttaatcattccAAGAAAATTAATTACAGTATTGTTAAAATCAATTTCTGAtcatttttaatatgtttatatcgTGTATTAATGCTAAACAAGTTCTTTAAAGGGGAatttgtattattgtttattttaaaatgctCAACTCTacactatataaaaaaaattaaataaagtaatagtCATTTGTTCAAAccaattgtaataaaaattatctaATTGTAACAGTTAACGGTATATTGCATTCGTGGTATATAGGCGTAAACGGGCccggaattattttttataacctGCCGGCAGCAATTATCAAAGGCGATGCTGAACTGATGTCTCAAAAAAGTGTTAGCCGCCTACGATAGAATGCTTGATCCaacgtttttaccttgtttaggctgTCGCCTCTTCAAGGAAGGAGTACTCCTTTTTTTTTTTCGGAGTAAGGGGGGTGTGGTAAATGTGATGACGAATGGTTGTGGAGATGTAGGTGGATTGCTAAAAAGCTGGGGTTCAGAAGATGGCGTGTGTGATATGGACAATATGATATGATATGATGAAGCATGCAAGAAGAATTGTTGGTGAAGAAGGCCAAACAAGTCGATAGGATTCTGTCTTTTATCAGTGTTAGATTGGCTACCTGATGTATGTGTGCTGATGGATAGTAACTGCAATTCCTCATGCAGAATCTAAGGGTTTTCGTTTCGGTTTCCATGATGGTGTTAATTTGGCGGCTGTTAAGTGATGCGTAGAAgcatgccttgtattcgattAGCGGTCTTATAAAGGTTTTGTAGGTGTGCAATAATGTTTTAGATGGCGCCCTGTCCATTTTACCGGACAGCGCTGCCAGGAGTTTAAACCTCTTTCTCACTCTGTCTAGGGTATCTTGAATGTCAGTTTTCCAGTTGAGGTCCTGCTAAAATGAACCCCTAAAtaggaaaccgagtttctgaGAATAAGGTCCTCTCCTAACAAGATTATCCGGCCATGAACATCGCGACAATTGGAGGGTTTGAATAAGATAAGTTGAATGAGATAACTCGATCTAAATagttttttgttcttttgaataCAGACAATTGTCCACGCTCCCTGTGTGGCCCTGACGTGAGGAGTGCAGTGTCATCCGCATACAGAAGAAGGATTTCCGATCTATACTGCGGACGGGGGATGTCACTAttgtagactgtgtataataTTGGAGCAAGAATTGAGCCCTGGGATACTCCAGCTTGTGGGGTAAAAGGGGTGGATAAAATGTCGTTAACTTTGATCCTGATCGtccgattggagagataggaatttATTAGCTTAACGAAAGGTGTGGGCAGTCCAGCAAGGTGGAGTTTTTCGATCAGGCCTGTGTGCCAGACCTGATCAAATGCCTTCTGGATGTCTAGGAATATGACTATGACGTGTTTCCATTCGTTAATTGATTGTGAAATGAAAGTTGTTGTTTCAACCAATGCATTTTGCGTGGAATGTCCAGCCCTGAATCCGAATTGGTAATCTGGAATGGCGAGGTGAGCGTCTAGGAATTGTACGAGTCTTTACTTAAGGATCCTCTCGTAGACTTTACGTAGGGTACTCAGTAGAGAAATGGGTCTATACGATTCAGGGTTGGTTAGGGGTTTCCCTTGTTTGGGAATCATAACTGTGGTGGCCACTTTCCATGGAATTGGAAAATAGCTCAGCGTAAGACATGCATTGATTATATTGGTGAGCAATGGGATTATATTCTTTGGAAGATTTTTAAGGCTTCTTCTATGGCTGCCATCTGGGCCATGAGATGTGTTTTTTACCAATGTTACACATCTGCCTGACGGTGTCCTAAGTCACAGGTGCCATCATCGGGTGAGGATGAGGACCCAAATGTGCCTGAGGGTAAGAAAATATATCTTCCACTCTCCGTTCAGCTTCCCTTTTGGATCTTCCATTGAAATAAGAATGTTCGTCCAATATACATTGTGCCATGTGCTTGACTGCAAATGTGGTTATGTTTGCCTCTAAAATCTCAAAGTAACTTTCGTTATCAATCTAGTTtaataattttgtattactttataCCTAACTCAATCTGAAAAAGTCATCGGTTTCTCGTTAGAAATCTTGTAACAGGTCTtgatagctgatgacaaatccttgaagacatatagctgattttgctttgtgtTTTAAACAgtcataaaaagtgaaaatacCGTATTTTGCCTATAcaacgtttcttatacattttagcgAAAAATGGTTCGaataaaagttgtagatattataaagttttttaatttgcgaatttcaaaattaaaatgcataaacaattgaccgagataattgcaaaaaaaccgttatttttgcattaatttataaatgttaataactttgttgtCTGAAcaatgacatgtaatataactagttgaaattatggcaattaatgagtTACTGAAGTGTGCTAAATCTTAGCTAGATTGACCAAATAAtttgtaagttattcaatttgtttattctggagaacaattatttaaacaattgtcCTTGTCCAAACAGTGATCTAGATGTAGTTAGTAGATCGCAATCAATTGTTTGAGGCttcaattttaagatatatttagaaaatttcaacattttatataaattgttattaaaaaaccgtTTGAAAAAGTGCTggctttttagcttataaatatttgtgctttgatatttttaatgtcgcGCTtgtaaatatgacaaaaaaacacAATCTATAGAAAAATGAGTTTTTTCCTTTACTAGCCTATTATACCTACTGCTGATTAAATACCTAAAAATGGTTTGGATTAACCAATAGATGAATTTTAATTTCTGACCCAGATCTGTCATaaggtttttttaatattagaacAAGACAACTTTCCATGAAACATTAAATACAAtcactagtattgttattactaTTGGATCTAGTTATATATTTTTACAATTGATATATTGCACTTCGAGTGACTTTTGTTTAGTTAGCTTGTGTTTAGCACTTGCGGGAACAAACGTATCTCCCACATATTTCGATACTATGTGTAACTACACTCATACGAAGATACATTTGCAAATAAGTGTTTGGCTAATTTTAACTCTATATTTACCATATTATTTTGATCAATTTCACAATATatcattttatattatttgtagatgtATTCCATCACAGGGGTCAAGTAAAACTGTTAATGGAGCAAATAGAAGATGCCAGAAAAGACTTTGAAAAGGCGGTATCTTTAAATTCAGATTTTGCAGTCGCTGTCGTACAAAAATGTTATGCAGATTATCGTTATGCCATGCAAGTTAAAGACGTAACTCTTCTCATGCAAACAATGCACGATTTCCGTATGGCTATTGAGCGTTTCCCGAATTGTGCGGAAACCTACGTTTTATTCGCACAAGTGAAAACCGAAAAACAAGAGTTCCACGAAGCCGAGAAACTGTATCAAACTGCCATGGAAATCGATCCGCATAATGCTTCTATTTACGTCCATAGGGGGCTTTTGTTGTTACAGTGGAAGGGTGAAATTGAAAATGCCGTTGACCTTATGAAGGAGGCTATAAAAGTTGATGATAAGTCTGAGTTTGCTTATGAAACGCTTGGAACTGTAGAAGTACAAAGGTAAGTTATATTTATtatcttcaaataattattttatttataatattcttaggttttcttttatttgttaattttttgttttattttattatttttcttccaaaaatagttggcgctcaactttCTCTTCAACTAAATGTcctgtttatttattatttttctatttcgATTTTCTACCAATTCAATTTCCTCTGTACTTTCCGTATAACTCTTGTATATGGAGTGTCATTATAACGTTGGTAGAATTGTTAATACTTGCTATCTTGTCAGCGAGTATTTCTTCCACTTTTCTAGCAAACAGAACTCAACCGAATATAACAGAAAACCTTCACACTTAGGATAAGTCGTAAATATTGTCCTACAAAAATTCACTTGttcttttttgtaaatattttaacttttttttattctttacttATTTGTCGAATACTACTATGCGTTTTTTGTAAATctacaattttataattttacatttttatgccTTTTGCATTTCTTCTTAAGGTCAAGAACATGACTATTATTTTTGTACTACTACGCTTTAAACTTTTTTCTTAAATATCTTGTCTTCattgttccagtttttgttctaaaCCCATTTCAGTATTTCTTactaacactacatcatcagTGTTAAAGTCTTAACATACCTAATAATTCCTCATTATTCTGTTACAATAATTATTAAGAAAGCACGAAAATGTATTCTCTTATTGTCGATATATTTCAACTCAAATAAAACGAGTTTTTGTTGCTAAAACAGGTTGATTATATTAATATTCAACATAATTTCGAAATAAATTTACCGCCAATTcttttgtatataatataaaaaactatCATTTTTTACGACCACGACTGCCAACCGCCTCGCTAATTCGTtacaaaaaataagttttttaacTACCTAGAACTGGGTCAACAATATCGGAACTCGTAAAAGGGCCAtaaatcttttagttttattgtttttctgcagtttcttcataatgtataaaaaagtgGATTTTTAGAACCCACTGTTTGGGACATGAAAAGTTCGTTAAAATTCGTTACGACGGTTGAAAGATTGGCGGTTGTTTTTCCCTATAAAAGCTTGATGCAAAGCTTCAAGCggcattcagagacttcttgctCGACCCTCGTGGCAAACAGTTCACACTCAAGTCTTTCGCTCTCGGCCATTATCGCACGATATATTTTAGGAGATAGGATGATATTTTCTGACATCCACGTGACGCCTAACTTTCGCGCCACATAAAGAAATGGGTCATTCCAGTCTGTAGGTTATGGATCCCCAAGTTATACGTCCATAGTTGCCTTGAATAATATGCTTTAGAAGTTGATATATCAGGACTTGGCATAGTTTTTGGCAAGTTGAAGATGATCGCAACTTTGCTAGCATCTTTTAGGTCATGACACTCATCTCTTGGTGTTCATACGGCTTCCGTCTTACGCAAGTAAAAGTCTTTTTCTGTCTGATCTAAAGCGTTTTCTGCTGCCGAAccatgatttatttttatctgaaatTTGTCACATTTAACACAAGCGTATGTACTTGCCCTTCTGAAACTAAAGTTAAaatgagtattaaaaatattcctATAAAAACTTTTCTTTACAAGTTCTTCCTGTTTTTCCGCCTTACAGAAATCACAATAAAGTTTGTACATTATTTTCAAATTACACTCCTGAGGAAGATACCTCCTATTCGGAGTCTTATTTCTAGTGTAGTGGCTTGTGTACCTAGGAAACTTAATATGCTCTTTCATGATTTCAATTGCCCTTTCACAAATTTTGTACGGGGGTGGTTTCTTTCCCCTTTTGTCTATGCATGACACGCCCGAGGAGACTTTTTTTGCTTTCAACTACATTTTGTAAAAGTTTGTTGGAGACATCAAGAGTTTtcattataaactatttacatactCCAAAAACCATCCAAATTATAGAAACTTCTTTGTTGCTaactgcatttagttttttttttttatttttataggctCAGTCTGTATGGATCAATTCAGAAAAGCTCTTTGGAGATTCCAATACTCAATactctttaaaaattaaaagtctttgttcttgtgaaatattattgttatatttgttCCTCCAATGATGATTTTCGTAACTTTTTTGCTTCatgattattttgttttttgtccgTGTAAGCTTACCTGAATTTCTTGCTATTTTGGCTTAAAAACACTGTAGTTTATAATAACGTAAAACACTGCAGTTTACATTAAAGTATTActttaacaataaaataatattgctttaGAGGAGCTATACCACTACCCATCCAAAATGATAACAAACTCAACTAACAGTCTGACACAGTGGAAAAGGGGTACAAGTGCACTTGTAGTTGACTTGGAGGCCAAGTTACTTACCGCTAGAAAGCAGCACCTGTTAGTCTTATCGCTTAGATCTCTTTAACTCCAAATAGAACGAAAGATTTCCAGTTTAGCGATGCAGTTTtctcaatatttacaaaaatgtcactTATACCCCCTTACTTCTAGGGTCCTCATATAGGATACTCAAGATTTTCTTTGTATATTTACCTTATTTTCTACTTCTATAACAAACCAGTCAGGTTGCATTCAAAGTAAGCTGATGTATATTGAAcagttttttcattgtttttcttCAATTTACCTTtaatataaaaactttaatttataaatacactATAGATTTAGTGTTTGTgtcttaaataaatttattttcatttcttttttttttcattttcatttcatttctaaataaattgattttttattttcagaGGTAATTTGGTACTCGCAATAGAATTATTTAACAAAGCCATCGCCCTTGCAAGGTCGGAGATGGAAATGGTGCATTTATTCTCACTTAGAGATGCGGCGTCTTCACAACTCAAAATAGCCTCGAAGATGGGCTTGGGACCAGATATTTTGAAAGGAGTGTCATAATGTTTCGAATTAATTTCGTGTTCAAATTTCATTTGTAGTGGTTGATGCAGTagattgttaaaaatattgttgttAAATGTATATACAGATCATTCCTAAATTAAACGTTTGTGATAGTCGTACAAGTCTTTCTTTCAGCTCTAAATATCTTATTATTACGATACACACAAAGATAATGATCGGAAGTTTATGATCTAAGAAACTGAAATACTTTTACTTTTACGGCAACAGATTGGGGCTCTATTATCGTTTAaccatctattgtatatggatgatttgaaattaataccTTCCACTTGAAATCgcctagatcagatgctaaaaactttCTCGAGTAATATTAGTGGCACTTAAAACTACACAAGTGGCGCATTCTTAACATAGTCCGAGGCAAGACTCAGCTGGGAgaattcgatatgcaaaatggccgAATCGTCGAGGGCATGTGAGAAAATGATGTATAAAAATATCTTGTAATGAAGCAGAAAGGCACTTGCTACCTTACTAATGACATTGGCCTTAGTTTAAACTATACTTCCAATGCAAAAACGATGTTTTGAAAATTTCGGTACTTACCCCCTTTTCAATGATAACGCCTCaatttttatttgacgtttcgacttctactacggaaatcgttttcaaaaaagattattttaaaatagtgagCTGTTATTATAACTAAGTTGTTTGGCGGTTATTGTTTTCCAAATTATCGGTTGTTGCTATGAATGACAACCAGAGCTTGCTACATTCTGCCGATGGGTtagctacacatttttcttcattaagtaagatGAAAGCTACTTCTTCGATTTTTCTGTTTTTCATGACTATTGATTCACATTTTCATTGTACTCTGTGTTCATTGTCCCAGGCATATTTGCATATCTGTGATTTATCGAAGTCTCTATTTTTGgtgtatgtttcatgctcgtttatcctgacacttaggaGTCTTGCTGTTTCTTCCACGTAAAAATTattgcattcacagggtattctgcctgaaataaattttcattagagcagatGTATTGGATTttaatgaaaatgcatttcaggaagaaaaaaatcaaaaaaaaataaagttttaacaaaaacaaatgttttaaaatgtaaatttatatacaaggaatttcacaagattgaagaaaggaaacaacaaagCACCATAAGCAATCCAGAAATGCCAACCAAAGGTATTtaaagatgacaacaataccatatgtaaagggcttaTCAGAAACATTAAAAAGAATAGCAAATAAGTACTATATTATAACATTCAAAACAATCAATACTCTGAAATCTATTGTCAAAAACCAAACCTAACATCACACAAGAGAGATAAAAACTAcatctataaaataccttgtgaatgcttGAACtcttaaaataatcttttttgaaaacgatttccggaggggaaaacgaaacgtcaaataaacacATCTAatttagacatgccacaagaaaacagtttcagaacctttttaaACAAGTATTGCTACTAAACAATTAGAGTCTCTAAAAATGTTTCTTTAAGAGTCTTCAAACGTAAAACGCTAGTAGTTATTAAGAATACAATTAATATCAtatgtataacaataaaatatcttAAGGTTccaataatagtttttttttctttattctaaggtggtttttaagggttacAACTTTTTAATGACCGGATATGCtgtctaataaataataaaacgagATGTAATTAATTGTGAATGGATCTTAAGTCTATTTACCCTTTTCCCCTATTTTTTCGGACACGAAGGGGTAGCATTTAAGGGTAGAAAAGGAATTTAATTTCATAAATTATATTTGTGTGTTTTTTATTGGCACTGATGTGAACAATCAACCTCTCCAGTTTgtcaatttgttttgagttctctctttcttcttcttcaagtgccgtctccatcaatggaggttagcggttatggtggcaaacgtttgtctatcttcagctgttcttaagagttcctcaaatccaagtcctgtccagtttctgatattacgtaaccaggacaatttttttcttccaattcctcgctttccttctattttgccttttattatcaactgagggatgtagtatttctcgttgcgcaacaaatgccctaaataactggtttttcttcttttgactgttctcaatagttctttttctaaatttagaaaaatttagtTCTCTCTTTATTACTATTTATTTA containing:
- the Tom70 gene encoding mitochondrial import receptor subunit TOM70 — encoded protein: MPSLKWQIAFGLGAAGALGLAYWYLRANKKETLQTLNAAIENDKENSPFQEAQKFKTQGNEFFKRGKYDEAIACYNNAIETIPEEHKLDLATYYQNRAAAYEQLKKWSSVISDCTKAIELNNRYEKALFRRAKAEEMLKDWVNALDDITTVCLLQNFQNQVTMLMADRVLKELGKQNAAEAIKNRIPVVPSRSFIKTYFSSFSEDPVFKKLQETTEPLGLGDLKGFLKAKLAFATERYDEVISACTEELNLSESESQYKFEALSLRASFYFLTGQFKEALEDLTFIIDSKEADLLIKINSLIKRSSIYMQTEKIQDCLADFEKAAELGPEVSDVFHHRGQVKLLMEQIEDARKDFEKAVSLNSDFAVAVVQKCYADYRYAMQVKDVTLLMQTMHDFRMAIERFPNCAETYVLFAQVKTEKQEFHEAEKLYQTAMEIDPHNASIYVHRGLLLLQWKGEIENAVDLMKEAIKVDDKSEFAYETLGTVEVQRGNLVLAIELFNKAIALARSEMEMVHLFSLRDAASSQLKIASKMGLGPDILKGVS